One window of Arthrobacter oryzae genomic DNA carries:
- a CDS encoding PfkB family carbohydrate kinase, which produces MGEILVEVATDVAFAHGVPAQLGISGDALNVAAAAAAAGARVGLLSVLTDDDLGKAIAARIVELGVSPDLLTFRTGQQGVYLVHCDPDGQREFSYARSGSVGSSLGPDDVDPAVFSAAGAVVAGGIACAISESSRAAVLKASALARRFVFDPNFRPRLTSVEQATAALLHLAPRTFLVTPSFPGETSALLGCDTAVDAAAKLRGLGAANVAVTCGADGIQLEGEGEGSTWIESIPAPAVVDQTGAGDAFVGTLTARMVLGDALPLAARLGAAAASLVVGGKGGTGFIPTLEQTRSHAGSAVAPPHEGAQPSHA; this is translated from the coding sequence ATGGGGGAGATCCTCGTTGAGGTGGCCACCGACGTGGCCTTCGCGCACGGAGTGCCGGCCCAGCTCGGTATTTCCGGCGACGCACTCAACGTCGCGGCTGCCGCGGCGGCAGCCGGCGCCCGCGTGGGCCTGCTGTCAGTACTGACCGACGACGACCTTGGCAAGGCGATCGCTGCCCGGATCGTTGAACTCGGCGTTTCCCCGGACCTGCTGACGTTCCGGACCGGGCAGCAGGGCGTTTACCTGGTGCACTGCGACCCGGACGGGCAGCGCGAGTTCTCCTACGCCCGCAGCGGCAGTGTCGGATCCAGCCTTGGCCCCGATGACGTTGACCCGGCCGTGTTCTCGGCCGCCGGCGCCGTGGTGGCAGGCGGCATTGCCTGCGCCATCTCGGAATCGTCCCGCGCCGCCGTCCTCAAGGCCTCCGCGCTGGCCAGACGCTTTGTGTTCGATCCCAATTTCCGGCCGCGGCTCACCTCAGTGGAGCAGGCGACGGCGGCGCTCCTGCACCTTGCTCCGCGCACGTTCCTGGTGACCCCCTCCTTCCCCGGTGAAACGTCCGCGCTCCTGGGCTGCGACACCGCGGTGGACGCGGCGGCCAAGCTGCGCGGCCTCGGCGCCGCCAACGTTGCCGTGACCTGCGGCGCAGACGGGATCCAGCTGGAGGGTGAAGGCGAAGGAAGTACCTGGATCGAGTCCATCCCGGCGCCCGCTGTGGTGGACCAGACCGGCGCGGGTGACGCGTTCGTCGGCACCCTGACCGCCCGGATGGTCCTGGGGGACGCCCTTCCCCTGGCGGCCCGCCTTGGTGCGGCGGCTGCGTCGCTGGTGGTGGGCGGCAAGGGCGGCACAGGCTTCATCCCCACCCTGGAACAGACCCGCTCCCATGCCGGATCTGCCGTCGCGCCACCCCACGAGGGAGCGCAGCCATCACACGCCTAA
- a CDS encoding mannitol dehydrogenase family protein, translating to MHLGLGAFARAHTAVFTENAMLATGSSAWGIVGVTQRSDTVARQLAPQDGLFTVAERGSGAAPLRVVSSIVEAISGRDDPDTVVERIAAPTTQVVTLTVTEKGYRIDPSTGSLNTADPQVQADLAGRPPQTAVGQIARGIQQRARTGAGPLTVVSCDNLPGNGELTGTLVRAFAAALPNTEAEPLLAWLDANVTFPSTMVDRMVPATTEGDLAAVEHELGLRDEAAVVAEPFMQWVIEDKFAAGRPAWEEAGALFSTDVAAWEAAKLRLLNASHSMLAYLGLATGKVTIADSLGENPFRAACRLMLGEDALPTISLPQGLDGKTYCAQILDRFANPALGHTTAKVGSDGSQKIGLRLLTTIRANLDAGREPKWAVLAVAAWMHHVATTPANELNDPLAADLSAALPAERTAAAVIPALLGVRSIFDAGLAANTAFTELLTHWYNIIDTDGLDGLRKEITHG from the coding sequence GTGCACCTCGGCCTCGGCGCCTTCGCCCGTGCCCATACCGCCGTCTTCACCGAAAACGCCATGCTCGCCACCGGCTCCTCAGCCTGGGGGATAGTGGGGGTGACCCAGCGCTCGGACACCGTGGCACGCCAGCTCGCACCGCAGGACGGGCTGTTCACCGTGGCCGAGCGGGGCAGCGGAGCTGCTCCGCTGCGCGTGGTGTCCAGCATCGTGGAAGCCATTTCCGGCCGGGACGATCCCGACACTGTCGTGGAGCGGATCGCCGCCCCCACCACGCAGGTGGTCACGCTCACCGTCACGGAAAAGGGATACCGGATCGATCCGAGCACGGGTTCGCTCAACACCGCCGACCCGCAGGTCCAGGCCGACCTCGCCGGGCGGCCGCCGCAGACGGCGGTCGGACAGATCGCCCGCGGCATCCAGCAGCGCGCCCGCACCGGGGCCGGTCCGCTCACCGTCGTCTCGTGCGACAACCTGCCCGGCAACGGCGAGCTGACCGGAACCCTGGTCCGTGCGTTCGCCGCGGCCCTGCCGAACACGGAAGCGGAGCCGCTGCTCGCCTGGCTGGATGCCAACGTCACGTTCCCGTCCACCATGGTGGACCGAATGGTGCCGGCCACTACGGAAGGCGACCTCGCCGCCGTCGAGCATGAACTCGGACTCCGGGACGAAGCCGCGGTGGTGGCGGAGCCCTTCATGCAGTGGGTCATCGAGGACAAGTTCGCCGCTGGGCGGCCGGCATGGGAGGAAGCCGGTGCGCTGTTCAGCACCGACGTCGCCGCGTGGGAGGCAGCCAAGCTGCGCCTGCTCAACGCCAGCCATTCGATGCTCGCCTACCTCGGCCTCGCCACCGGGAAGGTGACCATCGCAGACTCCCTGGGGGAGAATCCCTTCCGCGCGGCGTGCCGCCTCATGCTGGGCGAGGACGCCCTTCCCACCATCAGCCTGCCCCAAGGCCTGGACGGCAAGACCTACTGCGCCCAGATCCTGGACCGCTTCGCCAACCCGGCCCTGGGACACACCACCGCCAAGGTGGGCAGCGACGGCTCGCAAAAGATCGGACTGCGGCTGCTGACCACTATCCGTGCAAACCTCGACGCCGGGCGCGAACCGAAGTGGGCTGTGCTCGCCGTGGCAGCGTGGATGCACCACGTGGCCACCACGCCCGCGAACGAGCTGAACGATCCCCTCGCGGCGGACCTCAGCGCCGCACTCCCCGCGGAGCGCACCGCCGCCGCCGTCATTCCGGCGCTGCTGGGCGTGCGAAGCATTTTCGACGCCGGGCTCGCGGCCAACACAGCCTTCACGGAACTGCTCACACACTGGTACAACATCATCGACACCGACGGGCTGGACGGCCTGAGAAAAGAGATCACCCATGGCTGA
- the eda gene encoding bifunctional 4-hydroxy-2-oxoglutarate aldolase/2-dehydro-3-deoxy-phosphogluconate aldolase — protein sequence MADATSALHVSPVIPVVTIADPQHAVPVARALVAGGISIIELTLRTDTALESLKRIANEVPDILVGAGTILTPAQADAAMAAGAQFLVSPGVTPALLDHMLQLDVPVLPGVATVGEVMAVLERGLTAMKFFPAGPAGGPDYLAAIGAPVPAVQFCPTGGISLASAPDYLSLANVTCVGGSWLTPRAAVEGEDWQEITRLAREAAGLPRG from the coding sequence ATGGCTGACGCAACCAGCGCCCTGCATGTTTCCCCCGTCATCCCGGTGGTCACCATCGCCGATCCGCAGCACGCCGTCCCGGTGGCACGCGCCCTGGTTGCAGGCGGCATCTCAATTATCGAACTGACACTGCGCACGGACACTGCCCTCGAATCGCTGAAGAGGATCGCCAATGAAGTTCCGGACATCCTGGTGGGAGCCGGCACCATCCTCACCCCGGCGCAGGCCGACGCCGCTATGGCAGCGGGCGCCCAGTTCCTGGTGAGCCCCGGCGTAACGCCTGCCCTGTTGGACCACATGCTGCAACTCGACGTTCCGGTCCTTCCCGGCGTGGCCACCGTGGGCGAAGTGATGGCCGTCCTCGAGCGTGGATTGACCGCCATGAAGTTCTTCCCCGCAGGTCCCGCCGGAGGGCCGGACTACCTTGCGGCCATCGGCGCACCCGTTCCCGCCGTGCAGTTCTGCCCCACCGGCGGCATCAGCCTGGCCTCCGCGCCGGACTACCTGTCGCTGGCGAACGTCACCTGCGTCGGCGGCAGCTGGCTGACCCCCCGGGCAGCGGTCGAGGGCGAAGACTGGCAGGAAATCACCCGCCTCGCACGGGAGGCAGCCGGGCTGCCGCGAGGCTGA
- a CDS encoding IS481 family transposase, with protein sequence MSHPNALLTPRGRLQLAQCVVDQCWSLRRAAERFQVSVPTAARWAQRYREHGPEAMNDRSSRPHSSPRRTATRTERRIIAVRVNRRWGPARIGYLLGIHPSTVHRVLSRYRLAKLAWLDRGTGRVIRRYEHEKPGDLVHVDIKKLGRIPDGGGHRALGRATGRRNKARTPSNRRPGYHYLHNAVDDYSRLAYTEILTDETKETAAAFWHRANAWFQAQGITVQRVLTDNGNCYRSRAFAQALGPDIKHKRTRPYRPQTNGKVERFNRTMLEEWAYARPYRSEAERVAAFPDWLHAYNHHRAHTALKGQTPASRVTNLSGQYT encoded by the coding sequence ATGTCCCACCCTAACGCTCTTCTGACCCCTCGTGGCCGGCTGCAGCTCGCACAATGTGTCGTTGACCAATGCTGGAGTCTGCGCCGTGCCGCTGAACGCTTCCAGGTCTCAGTGCCAACGGCGGCTCGTTGGGCGCAGCGCTACCGCGAGCACGGCCCGGAGGCAATGAATGACCGTTCCAGCCGCCCGCATTCCTCGCCCCGGCGGACAGCAACGCGGACGGAGCGGCGGATCATCGCCGTGCGCGTGAACCGCCGGTGGGGGCCGGCAAGGATCGGTTATCTGCTGGGAATCCACCCCTCCACGGTGCACCGCGTCCTGTCCCGCTACCGGCTGGCGAAACTGGCCTGGCTTGATCGTGGCACCGGAAGAGTGATCCGCCGCTACGAACACGAGAAGCCCGGGGACCTGGTCCATGTCGATATCAAGAAACTTGGTCGGATCCCGGACGGCGGCGGACACCGCGCCCTCGGCAGGGCCACCGGACGCCGGAACAAGGCCCGGACTCCATCCAACCGCCGGCCCGGCTACCACTACCTCCACAATGCCGTCGATGACTATTCACGCCTTGCATACACCGAGATCCTCACCGACGAGACAAAGGAAACCGCAGCAGCCTTCTGGCACCGCGCCAACGCCTGGTTCCAAGCCCAAGGGATCACGGTCCAGCGCGTCCTGACCGACAACGGAAACTGCTATCGGTCCCGCGCCTTCGCCCAAGCCCTGGGCCCGGACATCAAGCACAAACGCACCCGCCCCTATCGCCCGCAAACCAACGGCAAGGTCGAACGGTTCAACCGCACGATGCTGGAGGAATGGGCCTACGCCCGCCCCTACCGCTCCGAGGCCGAGCGTGTTGCCGCCTTCCCCGACTGGCTCCATGCTTACAATCACCACCGAGCCCACACTGCCCTTAAGGGTCAGACACCGGCCAGCCGCGTCACTAACCTCTCAGGTCAATACACCTAG
- a CDS encoding alpha/beta fold hydrolase: MDQQATAAPETGYAPVNGMQMYYELHGAGGTPLLLLHGGLFDIEQQFGALLPGLSAGRRVIATDFQGHGRTNDIDRPLNTRDLASDIVGLLEHLDVREVDIFGFSVGGAVALHLAVKRPDLIRKLIVSSVSFRPDGDRGENSEAVAAMTVDMIAGTPMEERYLTVSPHPDHDHLQGLLDKLGRYDAGATGWNDDEIRGIAAPTLITVGDCDMVRLEHAVRFLQLRGGDVNGDFEGVPASQLAVFPGTTHFFGLAKTRLVQEVVTTFLDSPPPSGWRDL, translated from the coding sequence ATGGATCAGCAAGCGACGGCGGCCCCCGAAACCGGGTACGCCCCCGTCAACGGAATGCAGATGTACTACGAGCTGCATGGTGCCGGCGGCACGCCGCTGCTGCTATTACATGGCGGACTGTTCGATATCGAGCAGCAATTTGGGGCTTTGCTTCCGGGCTTGTCGGCAGGCCGCCGGGTCATCGCGACGGACTTCCAAGGTCACGGCCGAACCAACGACATCGACCGTCCACTGAACACCCGCGACCTCGCCTCCGATATCGTCGGACTGCTGGAACATCTGGACGTCCGGGAAGTGGACATCTTCGGATTCAGCGTCGGCGGCGCGGTGGCACTGCATCTGGCAGTCAAGCGCCCGGACCTAATCCGCAAACTCATTGTCTCGTCCGTGTCTTTCCGGCCAGACGGCGATCGGGGCGAAAACTCCGAAGCGGTCGCCGCAATGACCGTGGACATGATCGCCGGCACCCCCATGGAAGAGCGCTATCTGACGGTGTCGCCGCACCCCGACCACGATCATCTGCAAGGACTCCTGGACAAGCTGGGGCGCTACGACGCGGGCGCCACGGGATGGAATGATGACGAGATCCGGGGCATCGCGGCCCCCACCCTGATCACCGTCGGCGACTGCGACATGGTCAGGCTCGAGCACGCGGTGCGGTTCCTGCAACTGCGCGGGGGAGACGTGAACGGCGACTTCGAGGGCGTACCGGCGTCGCAGCTCGCGGTTTTTCCCGGCACGACACATTTTTTCGGGCTCGCGAAGACACGTCTGGTGCAGGAAGTTGTGACCACTTTTCTGGACTCGCCTCCGCCGTCCGGGTGGCGGGACCTGTGA
- a CDS encoding MBL fold metallo-hydrolase, giving the protein MLICATCAVERDEPAPGLCPICTDERQYVPEDGQKWLTLDELANAGQQTILKENEPGLTGIKTEPKVGIGQTAQLVVTPEGSLLWDPVGYVDDSAVRAVLERGPVVAIAASHPHMFGVQVEWSRRLGGVPVLVADADRRWLGRHDAIIDYWSGSQTIAAGLTLHQTGGHFPGSAVVHWPAGADGKGVLLTGDSVYPNPDRRSISFMRSYPNHLPLSGQVALRIAAQLEGLTFDRIYGNFNNVIASGAKAILHDSAQRHAAWARGDFDHLT; this is encoded by the coding sequence ATGCTGATCTGCGCAACCTGCGCCGTCGAACGCGACGAACCCGCTCCCGGGCTCTGCCCGATCTGCACCGATGAGCGGCAGTATGTGCCCGAAGACGGACAGAAGTGGCTCACCCTGGACGAGCTGGCGAACGCCGGCCAGCAGACAATCCTGAAAGAGAACGAGCCTGGACTTACCGGGATCAAGACGGAGCCCAAAGTCGGGATCGGCCAGACCGCCCAACTTGTGGTGACACCCGAAGGTTCCCTGCTGTGGGATCCGGTCGGATATGTCGATGACAGCGCTGTGAGGGCAGTGCTCGAGCGAGGCCCGGTCGTGGCGATTGCCGCCAGCCATCCACATATGTTCGGTGTGCAGGTCGAATGGTCGCGTCGGCTCGGTGGCGTCCCGGTGCTCGTGGCGGACGCAGACCGGCGGTGGCTGGGGCGCCACGATGCGATCATCGACTACTGGTCCGGCAGTCAAACCATCGCCGCAGGGTTGACGCTCCACCAGACCGGCGGGCACTTCCCGGGCAGCGCAGTGGTGCACTGGCCGGCAGGCGCGGACGGCAAAGGAGTCCTGCTGACCGGCGACAGCGTGTATCCGAATCCGGACCGCCGCTCCATCTCGTTCATGCGCAGCTACCCGAATCATTTACCGCTATCCGGACAGGTGGCGTTGCGCATCGCCGCGCAGCTGGAAGGGCTCACGTTCGACCGGATCTACGGCAACTTCAACAACGTCATCGCGTCCGGAGCCAAAGCCATCCTGCACGATTCCGCCCAAAGACACGCTGCCTGGGCGCGAGGAGACTTCGACCATTTGACCTGA
- a CDS encoding flavodoxin: MLAGMIRELIGCDVHLIEAADPYPEDYEETVARNSREQRENARPAIANPLPDLSQYDTVLLASGIWATGHRSS; this comes from the coding sequence GTGCTGGCCGGCATGATCCGGGAGCTGATCGGATGCGACGTCCACCTGATCGAGGCAGCGGACCCCTATCCGGAAGACTACGAAGAAACCGTTGCGCGGAACAGCCGGGAACAACGCGAAAACGCCCGGCCGGCCATCGCCAATCCACTCCCGGACCTGTCACAATATGACACCGTGCTGCTGGCAAGCGGCATCTGGGCAACCGGGCACCGATCATCATGA
- a CDS encoding flavodoxin, giving the protein MTTFTEALDFAGKAIHPVTTFAVSGLGSTERDYAAACPGATVGEGLAVRGEEVKEAGADVEAWLRRTLLLGS; this is encoded by the coding sequence ATGACGACATTCACCGAGGCGCTCGATTTCGCCGGCAAAGCCATCCACCCCGTCACCACCTTCGCCGTGAGCGGTCTCGGGTCCACCGAACGGGACTACGCAGCTGCCTGCCCCGGGGCCACCGTCGGCGAAGGGCTCGCCGTGCGCGGCGAGGAAGTAAAGGAAGCCGGGGCCGACGTCGAGGCCTGGCTCCGCCGCACCCTGCTGCTCGGCAGCTGA
- a CDS encoding MFS transporter: MASGCLAGLAYYAGMTFVADPITLVGLQLLHAWFFGVVAGVGLTLFQQIIPRPGLASGLFTNTRRLGAIASGPIIAVGSMTAFGYQAVFAACAVLTAVALVIIELTAKTREQPRSQAERRVALRP; the protein is encoded by the coding sequence ATCGCTTCGGGATGCCTTGCCGGTCTCGCTTACTACGCAGGAATGACTTTTGTCGCCGATCCGATCACCCTTGTCGGGCTTCAGCTGCTCCATGCCTGGTTCTTCGGAGTAGTGGCCGGCGTAGGCCTGACCTTGTTTCAGCAGATCATCCCGCGTCCGGGTCTGGCGTCAGGCCTGTTCACCAACACGCGGCGTCTTGGCGCAATTGCGTCCGGTCCGATTATCGCCGTTGGATCAATGACGGCGTTCGGGTACCAAGCAGTCTTTGCCGCCTGCGCGGTCCTCACGGCCGTGGCCCTGGTAATCATTGAACTGACAGCAAAGACCCGGGAGCAACCGCGGAGCCAGGCCGAACGGCGAGTAGCGTTGAGGCCATAA
- a CDS encoding dihydrofolate reductase family protein has protein sequence MKLTLTQFLTLDGVSQGPGSPEEDASDGFSKGGWFVPYLDEEFVKLAADWLGRADALLFGRRTYDNFSRDWPRITDPDDPFTEKMNGLPKYVASRSLKTADWAPTTILSGDIAAQVSELKQESGRELQIHGSATLAQSLLAAGLLDELRLVIAPVVLGSGRRLFPEGGAEAGLRLIRNETTPGGLAVHVYESAGLPEYGTYEPGA, from the coding sequence TTGAAACTGACACTCACGCAGTTCCTGACCCTGGATGGTGTTTCCCAGGGTCCTGGATCCCCAGAGGAGGACGCCAGCGACGGATTCAGTAAGGGAGGCTGGTTCGTGCCCTACCTTGACGAGGAGTTCGTGAAACTGGCCGCGGACTGGCTGGGCCGGGCCGATGCTTTGCTGTTTGGCCGCCGCACCTACGACAACTTTTCGCGGGACTGGCCACGGATCACGGACCCGGATGATCCGTTCACGGAAAAGATGAATGGACTCCCAAAGTACGTGGCCTCCCGCAGCTTGAAGACAGCGGATTGGGCTCCGACGACGATCCTGTCGGGAGACATCGCCGCGCAAGTTTCTGAACTAAAGCAGGAGTCCGGCCGGGAGTTGCAGATTCACGGCAGTGCAACCTTGGCCCAGTCGCTGTTGGCCGCAGGGCTGCTCGACGAGTTGCGCCTGGTGATCGCTCCGGTCGTGTTGGGCAGCGGCCGGAGGCTCTTTCCTGAGGGAGGCGCCGAGGCCGGGCTGCGGCTGATTCGCAATGAGACGACGCCGGGCGGCCTGGCGGTTCACGTCTATGAGTCGGCGGGTCTTCCCGAGTACGGGACCTACGAGCCGGGCGCGTAG
- a CDS encoding DUF1876 domain-containing protein, whose protein sequence is MQEKNWSVKIVIDEHENQTRATARLRTGNPAELEGVGLARLNPVDSNVPEIGDELATARALADLAHQLIEVTAADIEKITKEPAHLRP, encoded by the coding sequence ATGCAAGAGAAAAACTGGTCGGTGAAAATCGTCATCGACGAACATGAAAACCAAACAAGGGCCACCGCGCGATTGAGGACCGGGAACCCGGCTGAACTGGAAGGCGTCGGGTTGGCCAGGCTGAATCCGGTGGACTCCAATGTGCCCGAGATCGGGGACGAGTTGGCGACCGCACGCGCCCTGGCGGACCTGGCGCATCAGCTGATCGAAGTCACCGCGGCCGATATCGAGAAAATTACCAAGGAACCTGCGCATCTCCGCCCGTAA
- a CDS encoding protein adenylyltransferase SelO, with the protein MSDIAHSTVTFDGRFARDFKEMAIPWRAEEAPDPQLLVLNEALAAELALDPAFLRSPEGVRLLIGNAIPADATPVAQAYAGHQFGWYAPRLGDGRALLLGEVGHADGHPREIHLKGSGRTPFARNGDGRAVVGPMLREFILSEAMHALNIPTTRSLAVVATGRSVQRESPLPGAVLTRVASSHLRVGSFQYARSTGDIGLLRRLADYALARHYPSIAAAGNPYLALFQAVISAQASLVARWMLVGFVHGVMNTDNMTISGETIDYGPCAFMEGFDPGAVYSSIDEAGRYAYRNQPVVAEWNLARLGESLLPLIHDDQEQAVVLAVEALGGFRRQYSDAWAAGMKAKLGFRAGLDDEVASALVDELVALVQESRADYTSFFRHLANAARGRAGAARGMMVDLAAFDAWAERWRALGPDADAMDRVNPAYIPRNHMVEEALTAATGGNMGPLQRLMEAVGSPFVERPGLERYTVPAPDSFGPYRTFCGT; encoded by the coding sequence ATGAGTGACATCGCGCATTCGACCGTCACGTTTGATGGCCGCTTCGCACGGGACTTCAAGGAGATGGCCATTCCCTGGCGGGCGGAGGAAGCTCCCGACCCGCAACTCCTGGTCCTTAACGAGGCCCTGGCCGCCGAGCTCGCTCTCGATCCTGCCTTCCTCCGGAGCCCCGAGGGTGTGCGTCTGCTGATCGGCAACGCCATACCTGCGGACGCCACTCCGGTGGCGCAGGCGTACGCCGGCCACCAGTTTGGCTGGTACGCGCCACGTCTGGGGGACGGGCGGGCGCTCCTGCTCGGTGAGGTCGGGCATGCGGACGGGCACCCTCGCGAGATCCACCTCAAGGGGTCGGGACGGACGCCGTTCGCGCGGAACGGGGACGGCCGGGCAGTGGTCGGGCCCATGCTGCGTGAATTCATCCTGAGCGAGGCAATGCACGCTTTGAACATCCCCACCACGAGGTCCCTCGCCGTCGTCGCGACCGGGCGTTCTGTGCAGCGGGAGTCTCCGCTGCCGGGCGCCGTTCTGACCAGGGTTGCCAGCAGCCACCTGCGCGTGGGCAGCTTCCAGTACGCCAGGTCCACGGGCGACATCGGCCTCCTTCGCCGCCTCGCCGACTACGCACTCGCGCGTCACTACCCGTCCATAGCTGCGGCGGGGAACCCATATCTCGCACTGTTCCAAGCGGTCATATCCGCCCAGGCGTCGCTGGTGGCGCGGTGGATGCTCGTGGGATTCGTGCACGGGGTTATGAACACCGACAACATGACGATCTCGGGCGAAACCATCGATTACGGGCCGTGCGCCTTCATGGAAGGCTTCGATCCCGGGGCCGTCTATAGTTCGATCGACGAGGCCGGACGCTACGCATACCGGAATCAGCCGGTGGTCGCGGAATGGAATCTTGCCCGGCTCGGCGAGTCTCTCCTGCCCCTGATCCACGATGACCAGGAGCAGGCGGTGGTCCTCGCGGTGGAAGCACTAGGCGGCTTCCGCCGGCAGTACAGTGACGCCTGGGCGGCGGGGATGAAGGCCAAGCTGGGGTTCCGTGCGGGCCTTGACGATGAGGTGGCCTCGGCTCTCGTGGACGAGCTTGTGGCTCTGGTGCAGGAGTCCCGTGCGGACTACACGTCGTTTTTCCGTCACCTCGCCAACGCTGCCCGCGGACGAGCAGGGGCTGCGCGCGGCATGATGGTTGACCTGGCCGCATTTGATGCCTGGGCTGAGCGCTGGCGCGCCTTGGGGCCGGATGCGGACGCCATGGACCGGGTCAACCCCGCGTACATCCCGCGGAACCACATGGTGGAGGAGGCATTGACGGCCGCCACTGGCGGGAACATGGGTCCGCTGCAACGGTTGATGGAAGCAGTTGGTTCACCCTTCGTTGAGCGGCCCGGACTCGAGCGTTACACCGTGCCCGCACCGGACAGCTTTGGCCCCTACCGGACCTTCTGCGGAACCTGA
- a CDS encoding IclR family transcriptional regulator, which produces MAGGSREPGRSVTSKVLAILEAFEKSRGAMSLTDIAEQSGLPLSTAHRLVNELTDWGFLTREPNGRYQLGIRLWELAQNTGRQLREAARPYIQDLFSLTGETAHLAIRAGHEVLYIDRVYGSKRVPRASRVGGRLPMHATAVGKVILAFEDDWVRDAYLNRDLERPTAHTHIDPRRFAEELIQIREQGYATTMEEMRLGSCSIAVPVFHTGRIGAGLGLVLPTSQASTMTRHLPVLKGISAQIERATARIPLETLIGVHRGARD; this is translated from the coding sequence ATGGCCGGCGGCAGCCGCGAACCTGGCCGTTCCGTGACGTCCAAGGTCCTGGCCATCCTGGAAGCATTCGAGAAATCCCGCGGCGCAATGAGCCTGACCGACATTGCGGAACAATCAGGGCTGCCGCTGAGCACCGCACACCGTCTGGTCAACGAACTCACGGACTGGGGTTTCCTGACGCGCGAACCCAACGGCCGCTACCAGCTGGGCATCCGGCTGTGGGAACTTGCCCAGAACACCGGACGGCAGCTCCGCGAAGCTGCCCGTCCCTACATCCAGGACCTGTTCTCCCTGACAGGCGAGACAGCGCACCTGGCCATCCGGGCGGGACATGAGGTCCTTTACATCGACCGGGTCTACGGTTCCAAGCGCGTGCCCCGGGCCTCCCGCGTCGGCGGCCGCCTTCCCATGCACGCCACAGCCGTCGGGAAAGTCATCCTTGCGTTCGAGGACGACTGGGTCCGGGACGCCTACCTCAACCGCGACCTCGAGCGGCCCACCGCCCATACCCACATTGACCCGCGGCGGTTTGCCGAAGAGCTGATCCAGATCCGGGAACAGGGCTACGCCACCACCATGGAGGAGATGCGGCTCGGGTCGTGTTCCATTGCGGTCCCGGTTTTCCACACCGGCAGGATCGGCGCCGGACTGGGCCTCGTGCTGCCCACATCGCAGGCATCCACCATGACCAGGCACCTTCCCGTCCTCAAGGGCATATCGGCCCAGATTGAGCGTGCCACTGCACGGATTCCGCTGGAAACGTTGATTGGCGTGCATCGCGGAGCAAGGGACTGA